Proteins encoded in a region of the Lentisphaerota bacterium genome:
- a CDS encoding sodium:proton antiporter, translated as MAVSIAEIILLCLIADWCFRRMRIPGLVGMLLVGVILGPYALEFLDPGLLTIGPDLRLSALIVILLRVGFELSRSTLHRIGGRALLLAFIPATIEGAAITIAGPWLLGLSLLESAVLGSVLAAVSPAVVVPSMIEFMKERRGATKEIPSMIMAAASVDDVYVIVAHTAILGVYVGQQVNLATQIVSVPLSLILGIAVGIAIGSVLYKLFDRFNPRATKRVLIVIALSILLVRIQHSLSGVLPFAGLVSAMAIGFIILEKREYMAHELSAKLAKTWVFAEIILFSMVGAQVNIGIAWRAGLMGAAIIGLGLLARSIGVGLCLIGSRLNIGERCFVAVAYSPKATVQAAIGSAPLLAMRSAGMDTAPGEMILAIAVLSIFRHFTRICGW; from the coding sequence ATGGCCGTAAGTATTGCCGAAATCATCTTGTTGTGCCTTATAGCCGATTGGTGTTTCCGGCGCATGCGCATTCCGGGTCTCGTCGGCATGTTGCTCGTGGGCGTTATTCTCGGACCATACGCGCTTGAGTTTCTCGATCCCGGCCTGCTTACAATCGGGCCGGATTTACGCCTGAGCGCCCTCATCGTGATCCTCCTGCGGGTTGGCTTTGAGTTAAGCCGTTCGACACTTCATAGGATCGGCGGCAGAGCTTTACTCTTGGCTTTTATTCCTGCCACCATTGAAGGCGCGGCCATCACCATCGCCGGGCCGTGGTTGCTGGGCTTAAGCTTGCTCGAATCGGCTGTTTTGGGATCGGTTCTTGCGGCTGTTTCTCCCGCCGTAGTTGTACCTTCCATGATTGAGTTCATGAAGGAACGCCGGGGCGCAACCAAAGAGATCCCCTCCATGATCATGGCCGCAGCATCGGTTGACGACGTGTACGTGATCGTCGCGCACACAGCCATCCTGGGAGTCTATGTCGGCCAACAAGTCAATTTGGCAACACAAATCGTCAGTGTGCCGCTTTCTTTGATTTTAGGAATTGCTGTGGGGATTGCCATCGGGAGCGTCCTGTACAAGTTGTTCGACCGATTCAACCCCCGGGCGACAAAGAGGGTTCTCATCGTCATTGCCTTGTCCATTCTTCTCGTTCGAATACAACACAGTTTATCAGGCGTTCTGCCGTTTGCCGGTCTGGTTTCCGCCATGGCCATCGGATTCATTATTTTGGAAAAACGGGAATATATGGCTCATGAACTCTCGGCCAAATTGGCGAAGACGTGGGTGTTTGCGGAAATCATACTGTTCTCGATGGTCGGCGCACAGGTGAACATTGGAATCGCATGGCGAGCGGGTTTGATGGGAGCAGCAATAATAGGTCTTGGGCTTCTGGCTCGCAGCATAGGTGTCGGCCTTTGTCTTATCGGTAGCCGCTTAAACATAGGGGAGAGGTGTTTTGTTGCGGTAGCCTACTCTCCGAAGGCCACCGTGCAAGCCGCCATTGGTTCTGCTCCGCTGCTAGCCATGCG